DNA from Thermococcus argininiproducens:
TTGACTGAATAGAGACCCGCATAGATCTCAGCTATTCTCACAGCCACACTTTCCTTTCCAATAGCAATCACTTCTATTCCTGTTTCTTCCCAGAATTTCTTCGCTAACGGCTGTAGATCTTTGCGTAAGCTGTGCCATATTGCCTTTCCTCTATCTGAGATTCTCAAAGCATCGATTGTAGGATCATCAAGCTTCCTAATCTCTATTCCCCCAAGAGTTGAGTCTAAGTGGACTACATCAGGTTTAACTTTCTTTGCAAGTTTTAAAGCTAAAAAAGCTTCATCTTTTAGTGCCTGTCGCCCACTTAAATCATAATCAAAGGGATTTGAATACCTCACAATACTTATTTTAGCTGTTCTGTATGGTTTTTCCACGAGAACGGCAGCAGTTGCTATAAGACCAATTGGATTATAGTTCTCATCAAGTACTGCTCCTCCAGTATCAGCAGCCACTATCCTCATAATCATCACTCTTAGGCTCTAAATGGGCAGCCTTAATCAACAATACTCCCGAAGAAGTATACGGATCCCATATCTTTTCAACTTCATCAAATACAATCCTCGCTCTAAAAAATGGAGCATCCCTAACAAACGTTTCAAACTCACCGCCCTCTCCAGCTATATGCACTTTATACTTTTTATTGAGCGCTTTTAATTCCTGGATGGCCCTTTCATCTATTTTTCTCCCAAGCCACTGCTCATTTAGGCCATATGCTGACACCCCAACTACTACCACATCAAAACCTGCCTTAATAATTTCTCTCATATACTCCTCTGGATCAGCTTGCCAGAAGGGAGCAAACACTTCTAATCCCAGTTCTTTTGCCACCTTTTCCACTCTCTCCCTTTGATATGTACTGGCTAACGCCCCAGCAACCACACCATCTATCTTCAATCCTTCTAATACATTCTTAAGATCCTCCACTTCTTTTTCTTTTTCCCCTTTTGTAAAGCCTTTTACAAGGGGGATCCCAATCGCCCTGGCCTGTAACTCGGTTAAGTGAATGTTTGGCACATGATACATATAACTCTCCTCACTTTCAGAATGCATACTCACAAGATATTTAACATCAAATCCTTGCTTTAATGCCCAGTAGAGAGCATATGTAGAGTCCTTTCCTCCAGAAAAAAGTACTGCAACTCTCATCTTCTATTCCCTCTTCATGTTTTTAACCTAATTAGGGTAGCACTTTAAAAAATTTTGGAAAACTAGAGAAGAAATTCTAAGGCTTTCTCAGTCTTCTTGTCAAAAAGAATAACCCTGCCCTCATTTGGAATTATAGTCACTTTCTCCCCAAATTTGAAGTGTTCTCCCTCTGGAGCAAAAACCTTCACAAAAACTTCACCATCTACTGCCACAGTGACTATTTGTTCTCTTCCAAGGGGTTCAAAGGAATAAACCTCTCCTTTAATGCCTTTCCCTTCTCCCTTAACAATCTCTGCATCATGAGGTCTGAATCCAAAGAGTGCTTCACTAATATTTAGTTTTTTGACGATCTCTCTATATTGTTGTGGTACTGGAATTATGCTCTGATAGATGTAGAGATTCCCTTCCTTTATTTCAGCTTCAACGAAGTTCATTGGTGGACTACCTAAGAATCCAGCTACAAACTTATATGCTG
Protein-coding regions in this window:
- a CDS encoding DUF4152 family protein, which gives rise to MRIVAADTGGAVLDENYNPIGLIATAAVLVEKPYRTAKISIVRYSNPFDYDLSGRQALKDEAFLALKLAKKVKPDVVHLDSTLGGIEIRKLDDPTIDALRISDRGKAIWHSLRKDLQPLAKKFWEETGIEVIAIGKESVAVRIAEIYAGLYSVKWGIEHGLEKGFIRIGLPRYMKVEVKDDRIFGESLDPREGGLYGELLIEKKDFGWQVYPNPIARTFMVFEIRV
- a CDS encoding TIGR00289 family protein, which codes for MRVAVLFSGGKDSTYALYWALKQGFDVKYLVSMHSESEESYMYHVPNIHLTELQARAIGIPLVKGFTKGEKEKEVEDLKNVLEGLKIDGVVAGALASTYQRERVEKVAKELGLEVFAPFWQADPEEYMREIIKAGFDVVVVGVSAYGLNEQWLGRKIDERAIQELKALNKKYKVHIAGEGGEFETFVRDAPFFRARIVFDEVEKIWDPYTSSGVLLIKAAHLEPKSDDYEDSGC